The segment gctggtGCAGATCAGCTGCTTATCAATTTGATTCGTCTCAATTTCGGACATCGTGCTTGTAGCGCCTCCAAAACGGAAATGCGGCAGAAATCAGAACTAAAAATGAGTCGTATGAAAGTTATACAGTCGCCAAAATCCAGTTGTTAACTCGCTATACGCTCATTCGGTTTTAAACTACTAAAAACAGAGGgaagctaaaaaataaataatgttttacGCACATATTGTGTTGGCTAAAAAAGGGCCACTAGCCAGAATTTGGTTGGCTGCacattgggataaaaagttGACTAAAGCCCATGTATTCGAGACAAATATTGAACAAAGTATTGAGGGCATAATGCAGCCGAAAGTTAAGCTTGCTTTAAGAACGTCAGGGCACTTACTTCTAGGCGTTGTCCGCATATATTCTCGAAAAGCAAAGTACTTGCTAGCGGATTGCAATGAAGCATTCGTCAAAATCAAGGTAGAATAATCACTAGAGGTAGTACTTTATTTACAGTTTCTCGCTATTACAGATGGCTTTTCGCCCAGGCGTAGTTGACTTGCCAGAAGAACATCGAGAGGCAGCTGTTAATGCTATTACATTACCAGAAGTTTTTCATGACTTTGATACGGCTCTTCCAGAATTAAAGTATATATTCCAGAAGCTATTACACATATATTGAATAACTTTATCTGACGCCTTTTTTAGTGATGTTGATATTGAAGCCCAGTTTTCAATAAACCAATCAAGAGCCGATGAAATAACAATGAGGGAGGATTACGGGACTCTTCAAATGAATATGCATGATGATGGATTCGGCGACATCGGCTTTGAACCAAGTGCTCCAGACATAGTAAGAGACAATTTAGAGGACAGTATGACGgtataattaaatgttttatatgTATTTGCATAACGAAAAATGCACTAACGAAATTCTTTTTGTAGGATGATTTTTTCTCCGGTGCTTTGGAAAACGACATGAGAAACTCCAAAGAAGTCACAGAAGGTTCATCAAAATTGCTCGACGGCATGCAAGAAAATTTGACCAATGACTTTGGGGATACATTTGAACGTAAGTTATTCAACGTCATTATCATTATGGTTCGCGCCGCCGTAccatttgtatttatttagaaaaaatgaaaatcatcttttgtattttttgttttaatgcaATCAGAACCAGCAGCTGGATTGTTTGAAGGTGATATTTTTGGCGAAGGTCCATTACAAACGCATTCAGTAGTATCGGTGGCGAACAAACCCGATGATTCAgaggaagatgatgatgatgatgatggtcaCTTTGATGGTGGCGCGCCTTCTCCAATACCGAGGTATGTtctaaatatttgtcaaatctGTATAAATATACATAAGTACAATTTCTTTGTAGCTCAGAAAACTCCAGAGCTTGTACACCTGGCCCAACAACTGTACTTAACAGTCCCatacttaatgaaaaaaaaatatgcgacGATACAGGAAccgaaaatataaataaagacGATGGTTTGATATCAAAAATTGGTGATGGTATAACAGATACTATTAACCCTGTCGTAAATGAAGAAGAGAGTTTTGCTCTTGCTCCTATTGATTCTATCGTCATTAAAGGTATAAGTAACAAGTccaagagaaaaagaaaattaatagttgacgaaatcaaaaacatttctggagatgaaatgaaaaatcaactaGCAAACACAACCGATATAGTGACCACATTAGATTTGGCGCCACCGACCAAACGGTaactaaaaatatctaaaagtcTTTCACACATGTAATGTAATGTGcttcttctttatttaaagCCTTATGTATTGGAAGGAAACAGGAGGAGTTGAAAAGTTGTTTGCTCTCCCTTCTAGGGATTACTGTGCAAATCCTTTGTTTCAAGTCAGtagcattttattaaaattttatttaacggaataaatgtttatttatacttATTGATTATAGAATTATCAGCGGCAGctcataacaaaattaataggCATAGAAGAGTTTTCCAAACTGGGACCgtcagaaattattattaccgaGAGAAGTAACTTGGATGAGGCACAATCtccaacaataaaaaagaagcGCAAAAACAAGCATAATGAtctaattgataaaaatattgagcCTGAAGTATTAAGAGAAAATGATTTCAGCATGTTGACAAATATAACACTTGAAGAAAGAaataacacaaacaaaaatatgcaaagCAACTTTGAGGATAATCTCTTGAATACATCGACAGATAATCAACTTGTGTCTGACAGCCCTGATCACGTACTTGAAGGAAACTTCACTCCAACTGGGCTAGACCATGGCGAAATATCCCCAAATCATTGCATAGAAAATATAGACAGTATACCCAATTTGCATGTCGATCAGGTATCATCAATATTGAATGCTTCTAATGtcgaacaattttcaaatatggGTTTCGAGAATGAAATGTCCTCAGAAAAAATATCGCATGACTGGGATGGAGATTATGACTATCAATCGTCTGAACATgtaagaaaatcaaataatataaTGCATACGAAAAGAAGCTCAATACAATCGAAAATGCTTTGAATTTCTTACTACCAGAAATCAAAtggttttttttagttttcaatatttgaatGGAAATAGAAAAACAATCATAGTAATCtcttcaaaattgataaaaaaacgtTTTGAAATGTGTGAAATTCAAACCATTTTTTACGCTTTTTAGcctaaattatttgtaatgtATTCTAACAATCGTGTACTTACGTACTTGAAAATTACAGGTAATGGACGAACAGGGTGTGGATGAAACGATGGAACAATTTGAAGAAAGAGTGTTGAATAAGAGAGCGGCGCATCTTTTCATATCAGTGCGAAGTACTCTACAAAAGAGGGGAAGCATATTATTAACCGATTTAACAGTTAATAATAACCGAAAACAAGTAAGTTTAATGAAAACTAAAGTCGCTCTTTGAACAACAGCAATCAATAAACatggttttatatttttaggcaGCCCAGAAATTTTACTCTATActggttttgaaaaaatttcaagtattaAACTTACAACAACCAGAACCGTATAATCCTGTAATTATTAGCAAAGGTCCATGTTTTGACAATCCCAAGTTATAAGTGAACACTAAGAAGCTATTACATTAAAATCTTATAAGAAATatacatataaatatttattgatgtgaaataaaaacatattattCTATTATGGTAAAATTTGTACATACACAACCTATTTTATCACTacatgcatttattttttaaaaattatatttcctgtcaaattaatgaataagaGTAAAAATAGGTATaacgtattattttttattttttatttggaaataaaaaagcataatttaaaaaagtgatttaataTTAGAAAACGAATACAGTCAGATACATGGAAAATATCACCAGCCAGTTGTGTTCAGGTTCAAATAGGATATAGTCTTAATTATCTTTGTACATCTCCTTGTTCCTGGCAGTTAATTATTATATCATGACACAAGGGACAGCGATCTTGAACATAAAGCCATTTTCTTAAGCACACTCC is part of the Culicoides brevitarsis isolate CSIRO-B50_1 chromosome 3, AGI_CSIRO_Cbre_v1, whole genome shotgun sequence genome and harbors:
- the LOC134833146 gene encoding double-strand-break repair protein rad21 homolog A; this encodes MFYAHIVLAKKGPLARIWLAAHWDKKLTKAHVFETNIEQSIEGIMQPKVKLALRTSGHLLLGVVRIYSRKAKYLLADCNEAFVKIKMAFRPGVVDLPEEHREAAVNAITLPEVFHDFDTALPELNDVDIEAQFSINQSRADEITMREDYGTLQMNMHDDGFGDIGFEPSAPDIVRDNLEDSMTDDFFSGALENDMRNSKEVTEGSSKLLDGMQENLTNDFGDTFEQPAAGLFEGDIFGEGPLQTHSVVSVANKPDDSEEDDDDDDGHFDGGAPSPIPSSENSRACTPGPTTVLNSPILNEKKICDDTGTENINKDDGLISKIGDGITDTINPVVNEEESFALAPIDSIVIKGISNKSKRKRKLIVDEIKNISGDEMKNQLANTTDIVTTLDLAPPTKRLMYWKETGGVEKLFALPSRDYCANPLFQNYQRQLITKLIGIEEFSKLGPSEIIITERSNLDEAQSPTIKKKRKNKHNDLIDKNIEPEVLRENDFSMLTNITLEERNNTNKNMQSNFEDNLLNTSTDNQLVSDSPDHVLEGNFTPTGLDHGEISPNHCIENIDSIPNLHVDQVSSILNASNVEQFSNMGFENEMSSEKISHDWDGDYDYQSSEHVMDEQGVDETMEQFEERVLNKRAAHLFISVRSTLQKRGSILLTDLTVNNNRKQAAQKFYSILVLKKFQVLNLQQPEPYNPVIISKGPCFDNPKL